In a genomic window of Pedobacter sp. KBS0701:
- a CDS encoding ATP-binding protein, with amino-acid sequence MNEPKRFIQVLVGPRQIGKTTLISQLIKEIDTPCIFESADAVAASDRTWIELIWFNTRELLKEPGVNEYLLVIDEIQKIDNWSEIVKRLWDEDMRNGVNLKVILLGSSRLLIQQGLTESLAGRFELTYLGHWGFAEMENAFGFTAEEYVWFGGYPGSAVLIKDELRWKNYVSNALIETSISKDILMLTRVDKPALMKRLFELGCLYSSQILSFTKILGQLSDAGNTTTLSHYLQLLDTAGLLGGIEKFAADVIRKRSSSPKFQVHNNALVSAQRNELFEEIMKKPAEWGRMVESSIGAHLLNSSFVEGYKVFYWRHRNDEVDFILEKRGKVIGIEVKSTGLVTGTSGMDAFSKMYKPDKILLVGAGGLPWQEFLKISPSSLF; translated from the coding sequence ATGAATGAACCAAAAAGGTTTATTCAGGTGCTTGTTGGCCCCAGGCAAATAGGCAAAACAACCTTGATCAGTCAATTGATCAAAGAAATTGATACGCCTTGCATATTCGAATCTGCAGATGCTGTTGCTGCTTCAGATAGAACCTGGATAGAGTTGATTTGGTTTAATACCAGAGAACTATTAAAAGAACCTGGAGTTAATGAATATCTTCTTGTTATTGATGAAATTCAGAAGATTGACAACTGGAGTGAAATTGTGAAGCGCTTATGGGATGAAGACATGCGAAATGGAGTAAACTTAAAAGTAATTTTATTGGGATCTTCCAGACTGCTCATTCAACAGGGGCTTACCGAGTCGCTTGCCGGTCGTTTCGAATTAACTTATCTAGGACATTGGGGCTTTGCAGAAATGGAAAATGCTTTTGGCTTCACCGCCGAAGAATATGTATGGTTTGGAGGCTATCCCGGTTCAGCAGTTTTAATTAAAGATGAATTGCGCTGGAAAAACTATGTCTCAAATGCTTTGATAGAAACCAGCATTTCTAAAGATATTTTAATGCTTACGCGCGTTGATAAACCCGCATTGATGAAACGTTTATTTGAGTTGGGCTGCCTATATTCAAGTCAGATATTATCGTTTACTAAAATACTGGGGCAGCTTTCTGATGCTGGCAATACGACAACATTGTCGCACTATTTACAGTTACTGGATACTGCAGGTTTACTGGGGGGCATCGAAAAATTTGCGGCTGATGTGATCCGTAAACGTTCATCAAGCCCTAAATTCCAGGTGCATAATAATGCTTTGGTGAGTGCTCAGCGAAATGAGCTTTTTGAGGAAATAATGAAAAAACCAGCTGAATGGGGAAGAATGGTCGAATCCTCAATAGGAGCACATCTGTTAAATTCTTCTTTTGTAGAAGGTTACAAAGTATTTTATTGGCGGCACAGAAATGATGAAGTAGATTTCATCTTAGAAAAACGTGGTAAAGTAATCGGCATAGAAGTTAAAAGTACAGGATTGGTTACAGGCACTTCCGGCATGGATGCCTTTAGCAAAATGTATAAGCCAGATAAAATACTTTTAGTGGGAGCCGGAGGATTGCCATGGCAAGAGTTTTTAAAAATTTCTCCGTCAAGCCTTTTTTAA
- a CDS encoding chloride channel protein, giving the protein MYIRFVNYLDKINQYRKSKISNRNFLVILAVIVGILAGLAAAALKSLTHHIEEFLQSDWHWKYKYYLYFIFPMIGIFLTVLYIKYFIRKTKFETGLTPLLYAISKKSSKVEAHNIYSQIITAAVTVGFGGSTGLEAPIVTSGSAIGSNLGCVLGLSYREITMLVACGAAAGIAGAFNSPVAGIVFAIEILLPEFTIPAFIPLLLSAATAAVVARLFYTQQLFFLVTEGWKVNALFYYVILACFIGLFSIYFTKANYAVKGLFYKIKHPYTKVIVGGLMLGALVFLFPTLYGEGYITIKGLLKGDYHTVINNSIFADYSSISAVVVLFTVVTIFMKSIATLVTLGAGGNGGTFAPSLIMGGLIGFIFAYVVNLSGIAQLNVSNFIVAGMAAALGSIMHAPLTGIFLIAEITGGYILMVPLMITTAISYAINRSSQKHSIYTKALADKGELLSHEDKDTTVLNQMKLKYLIEKSYPQLQMNDLISVKMNEILQSHKNICAVIDELGDFKGIIYIEELFNEMINHPDKGNLMASHLVQPAPNTITENDDLKMVLEKMEQDNVWILPVLTAQNQYLGFVSKTAIFNKYRALLMRQNDYMG; this is encoded by the coding sequence ATGTACATCAGATTTGTAAATTACCTTGATAAGATTAACCAGTACCGGAAATCTAAAATATCAAACCGTAATTTCTTAGTTATCCTTGCTGTAATTGTCGGGATTTTGGCCGGATTAGCTGCCGCTGCTTTAAAAAGTTTAACCCACCACATCGAAGAATTTCTACAGTCTGATTGGCATTGGAAATACAAATACTACCTGTATTTTATTTTTCCGATGATCGGTATTTTCCTAACGGTGCTGTACATCAAATACTTTATCCGCAAAACAAAGTTCGAAACGGGTTTAACCCCTTTACTTTATGCCATTTCAAAAAAATCGAGTAAGGTAGAAGCACACAATATTTATTCGCAGATTATAACCGCAGCAGTCACGGTAGGTTTTGGTGGTTCTACAGGTTTGGAAGCACCAATTGTAACCAGTGGGTCAGCCATTGGCTCTAATCTTGGCTGTGTATTGGGTTTATCATACCGCGAAATTACCATGTTGGTGGCTTGTGGAGCAGCAGCTGGTATAGCAGGAGCATTTAATAGCCCGGTAGCGGGAATTGTTTTTGCCATCGAAATTCTATTGCCTGAGTTTACCATCCCCGCATTTATTCCACTGCTGTTATCGGCGGCAACGGCAGCTGTAGTAGCAAGATTATTTTATACCCAGCAGCTTTTCTTTTTGGTTACTGAAGGCTGGAAAGTTAATGCTTTGTTTTACTATGTCATACTGGCTTGTTTTATTGGTTTATTCTCCATCTATTTTACCAAAGCAAATTACGCGGTAAAAGGGTTATTCTATAAAATTAAACATCCCTACACCAAAGTAATTGTAGGTGGTTTAATGTTGGGCGCTTTAGTATTTCTATTTCCAACTTTATATGGTGAAGGGTATATCACGATAAAAGGATTATTAAAAGGCGATTATCACACCGTAATTAACAACAGTATTTTTGCTGATTACAGCTCAATTTCGGCCGTGGTTGTGCTATTTACGGTAGTCACCATTTTTATGAAATCGATTGCTACTCTGGTTACCTTAGGTGCTGGTGGTAATGGTGGCACATTTGCGCCCAGTTTAATTATGGGCGGTTTAATCGGGTTTATCTTTGCTTATGTGGTAAATTTATCGGGTATAGCACAACTAAACGTATCTAATTTTATTGTAGCTGGTATGGCCGCAGCTTTAGGTTCGATTATGCATGCCCCTTTAACGGGTATTTTTCTGATTGCTGAAATTACGGGTGGATATATTTTAATGGTGCCATTGATGATTACCACAGCAATTTCTTACGCCATTAACCGAAGTTCGCAAAAACACTCTATTTACACAAAAGCACTGGCAGACAAAGGCGAGTTGTTATCACATGAGGACAAAGATACCACGGTTTTAAATCAGATGAAGTTGAAATACCTGATTGAAAAAAGCTATCCTCAGTTACAGATGAATGACTTGATTTCGGTAAAAATGAATGAAATTTTGCAATCGCATAAAAATATCTGTGCAGTTATCGATGAACTGGGTGATTTTAAAGGGATTATTTATATTGAAGAACTATTTAATGAGATGATCAATCATCCGGATAAGGGAAATTTAATGGCTTCTCATTTGGTTCAGCCTGCACCGAATACAATTACAGAAAATGATGATCTGAAAATGGTATTGGAGAAAATGGAACAGGATAATGTATGGATTTTACCCGTATTAACTGCGCAAAACCAATATTTGGGTTTTGTTTCTAAAACAGCAATTTTTAATAAATACAGAGCATTGCTGATGAGGCAAAATGATTACATGGGTTGA
- a CDS encoding response regulator transcription factor, translating into MNNAGQKILIVDDEPDILELIEYNLKKEGYQVFTATNGQEGITVAKKVHPDLIILDIMMPKMDGIEACRLMRAIPEFKNTFMVFLTARSEEYSEIAGFNVGADDYIAKPIKPRALVSRINAILRRNTGTEEVSENKLEIGDLVIDREAYLVFQGGNKVVLAKKEFELLYLLASKPGKVYTRESILKNIWEDSVVVTNRTIDVHIRKLREKLGETYVSTVKGVGYKFELS; encoded by the coding sequence ATGAACAACGCAGGTCAGAAAATATTAATTGTTGATGATGAACCAGATATTCTGGAACTTATTGAATATAACCTAAAAAAAGAGGGTTATCAGGTTTTCACAGCTACCAATGGCCAGGAAGGAATTACTGTTGCGAAAAAGGTTCATCCGGATTTAATTATCCTGGATATTATGATGCCTAAAATGGATGGGATTGAGGCTTGCCGTTTAATGCGCGCAATTCCTGAATTTAAGAACACTTTTATGGTTTTCCTGACCGCCAGAAGTGAAGAATATTCTGAAATAGCAGGTTTTAATGTTGGTGCCGATGATTATATCGCAAAACCGATTAAACCACGTGCCCTGGTTAGCCGCATTAACGCGATATTAAGAAGAAATACAGGGACTGAAGAAGTATCTGAAAACAAATTGGAAATTGGCGATTTAGTAATCGATCGTGAAGCTTATCTGGTTTTTCAAGGTGGTAACAAAGTAGTACTGGCTAAAAAAGAATTTGAGCTATTGTATTTACTGGCTTCAAAACCAGGAAAAGTATATACACGCGAATCGATCCTGAAAAATATCTGGGAAGACTCGGTAGTGGTAACCAATAGAACCATTGATGTGCACATCCGTAAATTAAGAGAAAAATTAGGAGAAACTTACGTTTCAACCGTAAAAGGGGTAGGATATAAGTTTGAACTATCATAA
- a CDS encoding RluA family pseudouridine synthase: MKFPNFKDLILFEDNDFIVINKPPFLASLDERGGSGETNVLRLAKQYSDDAQVCHRLDKETSGALIIAKNPEGYRHASMQFERRKVNKTYHAVVDGHVIFDQLTVDLPILNDGNKNVTIDRAEGKRAETIFDSLKYYKHYTLVECKPITGRMHQIRIHLATQRAAIVGDDMYKGKPVFLSSIKRGYKLTKGEEEQPIMKRFALHARHLVFKGLNDQDIVIDAPYPKDFATLIKLLDKFDA, from the coding sequence TTGAAATTTCCAAATTTTAAAGACCTTATTCTTTTCGAAGACAACGATTTTATTGTGATCAATAAACCTCCATTTTTAGCCTCGCTTGATGAGCGTGGTGGATCGGGAGAAACCAATGTATTACGCTTAGCTAAACAATACAGTGATGATGCACAGGTTTGTCACCGTTTGGATAAAGAAACTTCTGGCGCTTTAATTATTGCTAAAAATCCTGAAGGTTACCGCCATGCTTCTATGCAGTTTGAAAGAAGAAAGGTGAATAAAACTTATCATGCGGTAGTAGATGGACATGTAATTTTTGACCAGCTTACGGTTGACTTGCCTATTTTAAACGACGGCAATAAAAACGTAACTATTGACAGGGCGGAAGGTAAAAGAGCAGAGACTATTTTCGACTCATTAAAATACTACAAACACTATACTTTGGTGGAATGTAAGCCAATAACAGGCCGCATGCACCAGATCCGTATTCACCTGGCTACGCAAAGGGCGGCTATTGTGGGTGATGATATGTATAAAGGTAAACCGGTTTTTCTTTCTTCGATTAAAAGGGGGTATAAATTAACCAAGGGTGAAGAGGAGCAACCAATCATGAAACGTTTTGCTTTACATGCCCGCCATTTGGTTTTTAAAGGACTTAACGATCAGGATATTGTGATCGATGCACCATACCCAAAAGATTTTGCAACATTAATTAAATTATTGGACAAATTTGATGCATAA
- a CDS encoding sigma-54 dependent transcriptional regulator, giving the protein MAKLLIIDDERAIRSTLREILEYENYDVEDIDNGIDGLEMIKKGNFDLVLCDIKMNKMDGMEVLEQAQLIKPDLPFIMISGHGTVETAIEASKKGAFDFISKPPDLNRLLITVRNGLDRGNLVTETKVLKRKASKTREILGESESISKIKETIERVAPTEARVLITGANGSGKELVARWLHEKSNRADSPLIEVNCAAIPSELIESELFGHEKGSFTSAVKQRIGKFELANGGTLFLDEIGDMSLSAQAKVLRALQEHKISRVGGEKEIEVNVRVLAATNKDLLKEIEDGNFRMDLYHRLNVINIHVPHLTERTDDIPVIAQNFLENICSDYGMPVKKINEGGMSALQALPWTGNVRELHNMIERLIILSDKVITENDVRAFANPGGGTNIGAATSTQIAGAGGSNLASSFDSFNNFQDYKDYAEREFIKFKLEKNNWNVSKTADEIDIQRSHLYSKIEKFGLKRAE; this is encoded by the coding sequence ATGGCTAAATTATTAATAATTGACGATGAGCGTGCGATAAGGAGTACCTTACGCGAAATTCTGGAATATGAAAATTATGATGTTGAAGATATCGACAATGGTATCGACGGCCTCGAAATGATCAAAAAAGGAAATTTCGATTTGGTTCTTTGCGATATCAAGATGAATAAGATGGATGGTATGGAAGTGCTCGAACAGGCACAGCTTATCAAGCCTGACCTACCATTTATTATGATATCTGGACATGGAACCGTTGAAACAGCCATCGAAGCCAGTAAAAAAGGAGCCTTCGATTTTATTTCGAAACCACCTGATTTAAACCGTTTACTGATCACTGTCCGTAATGGTTTAGACCGGGGAAATTTAGTTACGGAAACAAAGGTTTTAAAGCGTAAAGCGAGTAAAACCCGTGAGATTTTAGGCGAATCTGAAAGCATTTCTAAAATTAAAGAAACCATTGAACGTGTTGCGCCTACCGAAGCCCGCGTATTAATTACTGGTGCAAATGGTAGCGGTAAAGAATTGGTAGCACGCTGGTTACACGAGAAATCGAACCGTGCAGACAGTCCTTTAATCGAAGTAAACTGTGCTGCTATTCCGTCAGAACTAATCGAAAGTGAATTGTTTGGTCACGAGAAAGGTTCTTTTACCTCTGCTGTTAAACAACGTATCGGTAAATTTGAACTGGCTAATGGCGGAACTTTATTTTTGGATGAGATTGGCGATATGAGCCTCTCTGCCCAGGCAAAAGTTTTGCGAGCTTTGCAAGAGCATAAAATTTCGCGCGTGGGTGGGGAAAAGGAAATTGAAGTAAACGTTCGTGTTTTAGCCGCAACCAATAAAGATTTATTGAAAGAAATTGAAGATGGTAATTTCCGTATGGACTTGTACCACCGGTTAAATGTGATCAATATTCATGTCCCACATTTAACAGAGCGTACAGATGACATTCCTGTTATTGCCCAGAACTTTTTAGAAAATATCTGTAGCGATTATGGAATGCCGGTTAAGAAAATAAACGAAGGCGGAATGTCTGCACTACAAGCTTTACCATGGACCGGTAACGTACGTGAGTTACACAATATGATTGAGCGTTTGATTATTTTAAGTGATAAGGTGATTACAGAAAATGATGTACGTGCATTTGCTAATCCAGGTGGTGGCACGAACATTGGCGCTGCAACCAGTACACAGATTGCAGGTGCTGGCGGATCTAACCTGGCTTCCTCTTTCGATTCGTTTAATAATTTTCAGGATTACAAAGATTATGCGGAACGCGAATTCATCAAGTTTAAGTTAGAGAAAAACAATTGGAACGTGTCAAAAACAGCAGATGAGATTGATATCCAAAGAAGTCACTTATATAGTAAAATTGAAAAGTTCGGCTTGAAAAGAGCGGAATAA
- a CDS encoding TlpA disulfide reductase family protein — translation MRLKQLSLIMLIAIAFTACEPKDSFTIDGTFQNPGKEKKVFLYGMQNSNMVAIDSTNLSEKGEFKFIRKTPSVDFFRVSVGNHEFMLIAKNGDEIKLAADLADKTMAYKISGANEVEKLSELNAIRNNFAKQVEKLQADFEAKVATQPQNRAAVLESMKPQYESYINQLNTQIIKFAKDNKGTLASFYAMNTLSPQEFEAELVQFADEVKEEIKGNATVDAFVKQMALLKAVQVGQVAPAFTISTADNKPVSLSDYKGKYVLIDFWASWCQPCRQENPNVVKVYNKYKSKNFDIIGISLDTDKAAWLGAVKADGLTWTHVSELKDFNGETVKKYQVQAIPTSYLVDPSGKIIAKNLRGDELEAFLAKTLR, via the coding sequence ATGAGACTAAAACAATTGAGCCTGATCATGCTGATCGCGATTGCTTTCACAGCATGTGAACCAAAAGATAGCTTTACCATTGACGGAACTTTCCAAAATCCGGGCAAGGAAAAGAAAGTATTTTTATACGGCATGCAAAATAGCAATATGGTTGCAATCGATTCAACTAATTTATCAGAAAAAGGTGAATTTAAATTTATCCGTAAAACTCCATCTGTTGATTTCTTTAGGGTATCAGTAGGTAACCATGAGTTTATGTTAATTGCAAAAAATGGCGATGAAATTAAATTAGCTGCTGATTTGGCCGATAAAACCATGGCTTATAAAATTTCAGGTGCAAATGAGGTAGAAAAATTATCAGAACTAAATGCCATTAGAAATAATTTTGCCAAACAGGTAGAAAAACTACAGGCAGATTTTGAAGCAAAAGTGGCAACACAACCTCAAAACAGGGCAGCTGTGCTAGAATCGATGAAACCTCAGTACGAGTCGTACATCAATCAATTGAACACACAGATTATAAAATTTGCTAAAGACAATAAAGGTACACTCGCCAGTTTCTATGCTATGAATACTTTGAGTCCGCAAGAATTTGAAGCAGAGCTTGTACAGTTTGCTGATGAGGTTAAAGAAGAAATTAAAGGCAATGCTACTGTTGATGCTTTTGTAAAACAGATGGCGCTTTTAAAGGCGGTTCAGGTGGGGCAGGTTGCACCTGCATTTACAATTAGTACTGCAGATAACAAACCAGTAAGTTTATCAGATTATAAAGGAAAATATGTGCTGATCGATTTTTGGGCATCCTGGTGCCAGCCATGCCGCCAGGAGAACCCTAACGTAGTTAAGGTTTACAATAAATATAAAAGCAAAAATTTCGATATCATTGGTATTTCATTAGATACTGACAAAGCAGCATGGTTAGGTGCGGTAAAAGCAGACGGATTAACCTGGACGCACGTTTCTGAGTTAAAAGATTTTAATGGCGAAACGGTAAAAAAATATCAGGTACAGGCTATCCCGACTTCTTATCTCGTTGATCCATCGGGAAAAATTATAGCTAAAAACCTGCGTGGTGATGAATTAGAAGCATTTTTAGCCAAAACGTTACGTTAA
- the gatB gene encoding Asp-tRNA(Asn)/Glu-tRNA(Gln) amidotransferase subunit GatB: MPLQETSPQTVFELVSGLEIHVQLNTNTKIFSADSASFGALPNQNISTVSLALPGALPKLNKEVVAKAIRIGLALNCTINQINHFDRKNYFYADLPKGYQITQDNQPICVNGFLELQLADGTKKKVGINRIHLEEDAGKSIHDQDDNYSLVDLNRAGVPLIEIVTEPDIRSSEEASVLLSEIRKLVRHLNVSDGNMEEGSLRCDANISIRPQGTTEFGTRCEVKNLNSMRNVRRAMDFEFGRQVEVISNGGRIIQSTLNFDADKGTTSPMRTKEEANDYRYFSDPDLQPIYISDDWLAEIKSLMPALPNEISEQMIAEFGISKADAALFAEDLDLLVYFNTAKPVVNNKKSLINWLIGPIRAVLNEKGIGITDFKVKPEQLAEAINLVDDKKITQQIAIQQLLPAVESVENANVKHLAQSLNLLISENGDELSGFIDEVLSKYTQQVEAYKKGKKGVLGLFVGEVMKLAKGKADAKKLNELILEKLK; encoded by the coding sequence ATGCCTTTACAAGAAACAAGCCCCCAGACTGTTTTCGAACTCGTTTCAGGATTAGAAATCCACGTTCAGTTAAATACAAATACGAAAATATTTTCTGCTGATAGCGCATCGTTTGGGGCTTTACCTAATCAAAATATATCTACGGTTTCGTTGGCATTGCCTGGGGCCTTACCTAAATTAAACAAAGAAGTAGTCGCAAAAGCTATCCGTATTGGTTTAGCTTTAAACTGTACTATTAACCAGATTAACCATTTCGACCGGAAAAACTATTTCTACGCCGATTTGCCAAAAGGATATCAGATTACGCAGGATAATCAACCAATCTGTGTAAATGGCTTTTTGGAGCTTCAGCTTGCTGATGGTACTAAGAAGAAAGTCGGAATTAACCGCATTCATTTGGAAGAGGACGCTGGAAAAAGTATCCACGATCAGGATGATAACTATTCGCTGGTTGATTTAAACCGTGCCGGCGTGCCTTTGATAGAGATCGTAACCGAGCCAGATATTCGCAGTTCGGAAGAAGCTTCTGTATTGCTGAGTGAAATCAGGAAACTGGTAAGGCATTTAAATGTAAGTGACGGTAATATGGAAGAAGGTAGTTTGCGTTGCGATGCCAATATTTCTATACGTCCGCAGGGCACTACTGAATTTGGAACCCGTTGCGAAGTAAAAAACCTAAACTCGATGCGTAACGTACGTAGAGCAATGGATTTTGAATTTGGCCGCCAGGTAGAAGTGATTAGCAATGGTGGAAGGATTATTCAGAGTACTTTGAATTTTGATGCTGATAAAGGGACTACTTCTCCAATGCGTACCAAAGAAGAAGCCAATGATTACCGTTATTTTTCTGATCCTGATTTACAGCCTATTTATATTTCAGATGATTGGTTGGCAGAAATTAAATCATTGATGCCTGCTTTGCCAAACGAAATTTCGGAGCAAATGATTGCCGAATTTGGAATCAGTAAAGCCGATGCGGCACTTTTTGCTGAAGATTTAGATCTTCTGGTTTATTTTAATACAGCCAAACCGGTTGTAAACAATAAAAAAAGCCTGATCAATTGGTTAATCGGTCCGATAAGGGCTGTTTTAAATGAAAAAGGGATTGGCATTACCGACTTTAAAGTAAAACCTGAACAGTTGGCTGAGGCAATTAATTTAGTTGATGATAAAAAAATTACTCAACAGATTGCTATTCAACAATTATTGCCAGCTGTTGAATCGGTGGAAAATGCAAACGTGAAACACTTAGCGCAATCATTAAACTTGCTTATTTCCGAAAATGGAGATGAATTAAGTGGTTTTATTGATGAAGTGTTAAGTAAATACACTCAACAGGTAGAAGCGTACAAGAAAGGTAAAAAGGGCGTTTTAGGTTTGTTTGTTGGCGAGGTAATGAAACTAGCCAAAGGAAAAGCCGATGCTAAAAAATTAAATGAATTAATACTTGAAAAACTGAAATAA